From the genome of Syntrophomonadaceae bacterium, one region includes:
- a CDS encoding cold-shock protein — protein MLGRVKWFNQEKGYGFIEREDGGDVFVHYSAIQEQGFKTLAEGQQVRFDMVDGPRGPQAANVVKA, from the coding sequence ATGCTAGGTCGTGTGAAGTGGTTCAATCAGGAAAAGGGTTATGGCTTTATCGAGAGGGAAGATGGTGGAGATGTTTTTGTTCATTACTCTGCGATCCAGGAACAGGGGTTTAAAACTCTTGCCGAGGGTCAGCAGGTAAGATTTGATATGGTGGACGGTCCTCGTGGGCCACAGGCTGCCAATGTGGTAAAAGCTTAG
- a CDS encoding HD-GYP domain-containing protein, protein MRGSSNIKAKIYFSFVIGFGFLVVFHLFKEMDTGQLDWLGFFLFVLLAILAEWLPVKLPHGGTVSVGFAMWCAAIFLFQPFFAALVAIVAIIGDIFADRRDTGKWLLQVCFNSGQLAISVGVSALLFQYLKYTLPAGSLFMGIAAIASWLTLLIINTSLVTVAFAFSRGLSPQAVWISNMRWAIPNSLALMPLGYLIAQIYLHSGPWGVILFFIPLLIARYSFQAYIDLRENFLDTIRSLTAALDAKDPYTRGHSDRVAGYAVEIARRLKMPEDQVEDLKYIALLHDAGKIGTSEQILHKPGRLNDDEFQKMQCHSAIGADIVRNVKMLAKGAEIIRHHHERWDGRGYPDGKKGDEIPVSSRIIAVADAFDAMISDRPYRAAMSPEAALQEITRCAGTQLDPRIVQAFVDIYPSLFQAAKGFATGPGTRVAASSKDSQIPPGSFCQQENYTTI, encoded by the coding sequence ATGAGAGGCTCTAGTAATATTAAAGCAAAGATTTATTTTTCTTTTGTAATTGGGTTTGGTTTTTTGGTGGTATTCCACTTATTTAAAGAAATGGATACAGGCCAATTGGATTGGCTGGGTTTTTTCCTGTTTGTCCTGTTGGCCATTTTGGCCGAATGGCTGCCTGTCAAGTTGCCCCACGGCGGCACTGTTTCCGTTGGGTTTGCTATGTGGTGTGCGGCAATCTTTCTATTTCAGCCTTTTTTTGCGGCCCTGGTGGCCATAGTGGCAATAATAGGGGATATTTTTGCTGACCGGCGAGATACCGGGAAATGGCTGCTGCAAGTGTGTTTTAATTCAGGGCAGCTGGCTATTTCGGTAGGTGTGTCGGCTCTTTTGTTCCAGTACTTAAAATATACTTTGCCGGCAGGCAGCCTGTTCATGGGAATTGCGGCAATCGCCTCCTGGTTGACCTTGCTGATCATAAACACCAGCCTGGTAACTGTGGCCTTTGCTTTTTCCAGAGGGTTATCCCCCCAGGCAGTGTGGATCAGCAATATGCGATGGGCAATACCGAACAGTTTGGCTTTAATGCCTCTCGGTTATTTAATAGCGCAGATTTACCTGCATTCAGGGCCTTGGGGCGTGATCCTGTTTTTTATCCCTCTACTCATCGCCCGCTATTCTTTTCAAGCCTATATCGACCTGCGGGAGAATTTCCTGGATACCATCCGCAGCCTTACTGCGGCTTTAGATGCTAAAGACCCTTACACCCGCGGTCACTCCGACCGGGTGGCCGGCTATGCGGTTGAAATTGCCAGGCGGTTAAAAATGCCTGAAGATCAAGTGGAAGACTTAAAATACATCGCCTTATTGCACGATGCCGGGAAGATCGGCACCAGTGAACAAATCCTGCACAAGCCGGGGCGGTTAAATGACGATGAATTCCAGAAGATGCAGTGCCATTCGGCAATAGGCGCCGACATCGTAAGAAACGTGAAAATGCTGGCAAAAGGGGCGGAGATCATCCGCCACCACCATGAGCGGTGGGACGGCCGCGGCTACCCGGATGGCAAAAAAGGGGACGAAATCCCTGTTAGCTCCCGGATTATCGCGGTGGCCGATGCTTTCGATGCCATGATCAGCGACCGTCCTTACCGGGCGGCAATGTCGCCGGAGGCGGCCTTGCAGGAAATAACCAGGTGTGCGGGCACTCAACTGGATCCGCGGATAGTGCAGGCTTTTGTTGATATTTACCCCTCCTTGTTCCAAGCGGCGAAGGGTTTTGCGACCGGCCCGGGAACCAGGGTAGCGGCGTCCAGCAAAGATAGTCAAATCCCGCCGGGCAGTTTTTGCCAGCAGGAAAATTATACAACAATTTAA
- a CDS encoding Ldh family oxidoreductase, translated as MSEREEDSKYLRVPALALKRLVAGLLEKYDVPPADAGIVSDVLVDADLRGVESHGVGRLLPYYIFRFQNGYMNSRPNLQVARSFGAVFNLDGDNGLGHVACHHAMQKSIELANKFGVGVGGIKNSNHFGIAAYYAMMALREGMIGICLSNSQPLTLPTYSRKRLLGTNPVSIAIPAGKSQPFVLDMATSVVPIGKIEVYRRKNLQVPPVWGADSQGNATPDPGKIFEGGGLFPLGGPAETAGYKGYGLSAAIDLLSGVLTGSNFLASVLNARVHPDPCGVGHFVAALKVEAFMDLEEFKERVDQFITELKNAPLAEGCDRIYIAGEKEFQQWEENMKNGVPVHEKVWADLSSLCAKHDMEIPATVQF; from the coding sequence TTGTCTGAGCGGGAAGAAGACAGCAAGTATTTGCGTGTGCCGGCCTTGGCCTTAAAAAGGCTGGTTGCCGGACTGCTGGAGAAATATGACGTGCCTCCTGCGGATGCCGGCATTGTGAGCGACGTTTTGGTTGATGCCGATTTGCGGGGGGTGGAATCCCACGGGGTCGGGCGCCTGCTGCCTTATTATATTTTCCGGTTTCAAAACGGGTATATGAATAGCAGGCCAAATTTGCAGGTGGCCAGGAGTTTTGGCGCCGTCTTTAACCTTGATGGCGATAACGGCCTGGGGCATGTGGCTTGCCATCATGCCATGCAAAAATCCATTGAGCTGGCAAATAAATTTGGCGTAGGGGTAGGCGGCATCAAAAACAGTAACCACTTTGGGATTGCCGCTTACTACGCCATGATGGCCCTGCGGGAGGGGATGATCGGAATTTGCCTTTCCAATTCCCAACCACTGACATTGCCAACCTACTCCAGGAAGCGCCTGCTTGGCACTAATCCGGTCAGCATTGCAATCCCGGCCGGAAAATCCCAGCCTTTTGTGCTGGATATGGCCACAAGTGTGGTGCCGATTGGCAAGATCGAGGTCTACCGGCGCAAAAACCTTCAGGTTCCCCCGGTGTGGGGGGCAGACAGCCAGGGAAATGCAACGCCTGATCCTGGCAAAATTTTTGAAGGTGGAGGGCTGTTCCCCCTCGGCGGGCCGGCGGAAACCGCTGGTTATAAAGGGTATGGCCTGTCTGCTGCCATCGATCTTCTCTCTGGGGTGCTTACAGGGTCCAACTTTCTGGCAAGTGTGTTAAACGCCAGGGTGCACCCGGATCCCTGCGGTGTGGGCCATTTTGTTGCCGCCCTGAAGGTGGAGGCTTTCATGGATTTAGAGGAATTCAAGGAGCGGGTGGATCAATTTATCACCGAGCTGAAGAACGCACCTCTGGCTGAGGGGTGTGACCGGATTTATATTGCCGGGGAAAAAGAGTTTCAGCAATGGGAAGAAAACATGAAAAACGGTGTGCCTGTCCATGAAAAGGTATGGGCGGACTTAAGCTCTTTGTGCGCCAAGCACGACATGGAGATACCTGCCACCGTCCAGTTTTAA
- a CDS encoding DUF5317 domain-containing protein produces the protein MLIEAAVIGVLIGWLRGGRIKYLGTQPIRLVLLAFLAYLLQVGLYFATGQEMHFITSQVMPLHLFSYFLLFIFIFVNRRLPGMVIMGMGLFLNFVVIAANGGVMPVSAQNISQSLMELQPSASWALHSLMTGETRLAFLADIISPPFSLVRKISIGDVILSIGLIYFLQHGMQARRDYKFTSFRYRI, from the coding sequence TTGCTGATTGAGGCGGCAGTTATAGGAGTTCTGATTGGTTGGTTGAGAGGCGGGCGAATAAAATATTTGGGGACACAGCCAATAAGGTTGGTCCTGTTGGCTTTTCTGGCTTACCTCTTGCAGGTGGGACTATATTTTGCGACAGGCCAGGAAATGCATTTTATTACCAGTCAGGTGATGCCCCTGCACCTGTTTTCCTATTTTTTGCTATTCATTTTTATTTTTGTTAACCGACGGCTGCCGGGGATGGTTATCATGGGCATGGGCTTATTCCTTAACTTCGTCGTAATTGCGGCTAACGGCGGGGTAATGCCGGTTTCGGCCCAGAACATTAGCCAAAGCCTGATGGAACTGCAACCCAGCGCAAGCTGGGCCCTCCATTCACTGATGACCGGGGAGACCAGGCTGGCTTTTTTAGCGGACATTATTTCGCCACCCTTTAGTCTCGTGCGCAAGATCAGTATCGGCGACGTGATCCTTTCCATAGGGCTGATTTACTTTCTGCAGCACGGCATGCAGGCCCGCCGGGATTACAAATTCACTTCCTTTCGCTATCGGATTTAA
- a CDS encoding ComF family protein has translation MALESFFELFFPTRPVCHLCGNLQLAEPHICASCLTRIKNWQDSKAFCRYCGRWMPKEGVCGECRAAPPLFRIARSLGPYHDPLKRAVLALKYQRRRRVARTLGRLIGEWLGKDLITARPVIVPVPMSPGRRKERGYNQAEMLAQAVADCLKLPVAECLAKTRETPAQAGLDRQERLQNLAGAFTVTAGAMVKDKEVLLVDDVLTTGATAGECARVLLLAGAARVSIAVVAASLVI, from the coding sequence TTGGCCCTGGAAAGCTTTTTTGAATTGTTTTTCCCCACCCGGCCGGTCTGCCACCTTTGCGGCAACCTTCAATTAGCCGAACCCCACATCTGTGCATCCTGCCTTACCAGGATCAAAAACTGGCAAGACAGCAAAGCCTTTTGCCGTTATTGCGGCCGGTGGATGCCAAAAGAGGGTGTGTGCGGAGAATGCCGGGCAGCACCGCCTCTTTTCCGCATTGCCAGGTCATTGGGACCCTATCACGACCCTCTCAAGAGGGCGGTTTTGGCCTTGAAATACCAGCGGCGGCGGAGAGTGGCCAGGACTTTAGGCCGGCTGATTGGCGAATGGCTGGGTAAGGACTTGATCACAGCCAGGCCGGTAATAGTTCCGGTCCCGATGTCCCCCGGGCGGAGGAAAGAGCGGGGATATAACCAGGCTGAAATGCTGGCGCAGGCTGTAGCAGACTGTCTCAAACTGCCTGTGGCAGAGTGCCTGGCTAAAACACGGGAGACTCCTGCCCAGGCTGGCCTGGACCGTCAGGAACGGCTGCAGAACCTTGCCGGTGCTTTCACCGTGACAGCCGGGGCGATGGTAAAAGACAAAGAGGTGCTATTGGTTGATGATGTTTTAACCACCGGGGCAACAGCGGGAGAATGCGCCAGAGTCCTCTTGCTGGCGGGAGCCGCCAGGGTTTCGATAGCGGTGGTTGCGGCCAGTCTTGTCATATAG
- the raiA gene encoding ribosome-associated translation inhibitor RaiA: MNLIVRGKNIPITDSLRDYVEKRIFKMERFLGEIEEAQATLSVEKDRHRVEVTIPLNGFLLRGEEETGDMYSSVDLVMDKLEKQVEKYKTKLIKKIKSRNLVEIVVSPVIQNEEEQSQIIRTKRFAIKPMTVEEAVMQMNLIGHSFFVFSNAESEEVNVVYRRKDGHYGLIEPEF; encoded by the coding sequence ATGAACTTGATCGTGAGGGGCAAGAACATCCCAATTACAGACTCGCTTAGGGACTATGTGGAGAAGCGGATCTTCAAGATGGAAAGATTCCTGGGAGAGATTGAGGAAGCCCAAGCAACCCTATCCGTAGAAAAGGACCGGCACCGGGTAGAAGTGACTATTCCTCTAAACGGCTTCTTGCTCAGAGGAGAAGAAGAAACAGGTGACATGTATTCCTCCGTTGACCTGGTAATGGATAAACTGGAAAAACAGGTTGAAAAATATAAAACTAAACTGATAAAAAAGATCAAAAGCCGGAATCTGGTTGAAATCGTGGTATCTCCGGTAATTCAAAATGAAGAAGAGCAGTCCCAAATCATCAGGACAAAGCGATTTGCCATTAAGCCAATGACAGTTGAGGAAGCCGTAATGCAAATGAATTTGATTGGACACAGTTTTTTCGTTTTTTCTAATGCGGAAAGCGAAGAAGTCAATGTGGTTTACCGCCGCAAGGACGGACATTACGGGTTAATTGAGCCGGAGTTTTAA